A section of the Kribbella sp. HUAS MG21 genome encodes:
- a CDS encoding SDR family NAD(P)-dependent oxidoreductase, translated as MTRILITGSADGLGQMVGRELAAQGHEVVLHARNSQRAADARRAVPAAAEVLVGDLARIDETRDVARQANEYGRFDVVVHNAAVGYQEPRIETVDGLEHVFAINTLAPYLLTALVERPERLIYLSSGMHEGGDVVLDDLQWVRRRWRGAQAYSDSKLHDVLLAFAVARLWPDVLSNAVDPGWVPTKMGGRGAPGDLGQAHLTQVWLATGPDVGSGGYYYHLQPHRTHPAASDRETQDAFLDACAELTGVRLTG; from the coding sequence GTGACACGGATCTTGATCACCGGTTCGGCGGACGGGCTGGGGCAGATGGTCGGCCGGGAACTCGCTGCGCAAGGGCACGAGGTCGTGCTGCACGCGCGGAACTCGCAGCGGGCGGCCGACGCCCGGCGAGCGGTTCCGGCGGCGGCTGAGGTGCTCGTCGGGGATCTTGCGAGGATCGACGAGACGCGGGACGTCGCGCGGCAGGCCAATGAGTACGGGCGGTTCGACGTGGTCGTGCACAACGCCGCGGTCGGGTACCAGGAACCGCGGATCGAGACGGTCGACGGGCTGGAGCACGTGTTCGCGATCAACACGCTGGCGCCGTACCTGCTGACCGCCCTCGTCGAACGCCCGGAGCGGCTGATCTACCTGAGCTCAGGGATGCACGAGGGCGGCGATGTCGTCCTCGACGATCTGCAATGGGTCCGACGGCGGTGGCGCGGGGCGCAGGCCTACTCCGATTCCAAGCTGCACGACGTCCTGCTGGCCTTCGCGGTGGCCCGGCTCTGGCCGGACGTGCTCTCGAACGCGGTGGATCCCGGCTGGGTGCCGACGAAGATGGGCGGGCGGGGCGCACCGGGTGATCTCGGCCAGGCGCATCTCACGCAGGTCTGGCTGGCAACCGGGCCGGACGTCGGAAGCGGCGGCTACTACTACCACCTGCAGCCGCATCGGACGCACCCGGCAGCTTCGGATCGCGAGACGCAGGACGCC